A part of Muntiacus reevesi chromosome 12, mMunRee1.1, whole genome shotgun sequence genomic DNA contains:
- the HEY1 gene encoding hairy/enhancer-of-split related with YRPW motif protein 1 has product MKRAHPEYSSSDSELDETIEVEKESADENGNLSSALGSMSPTTSSQILARKRRRGIIEKRRRDRINNSLSELRRLVPSAFEKQGSAKLEKAEILQMTVDHLKMLHTAGGKGYFDAHALAMDYRSLGFRECLAEVARYLSIIEGLDASDPLRVRLVSHLNNYASQREAASGAHAGLGHIPWGSAFGHHPHVTHPLLLSQSTHGNTGTSGSPSEPHHQGRLATAHPEASALRAPPSGGLGPVLPVVTSASKLSPPLLSSVASLSAFPFSFGSFHLLSPNALSPSPPTQAANLGKPYRPWGTEIGAF; this is encoded by the exons ATGAAGCGAGCCCACCCCGAGTACAGCTCCTCGGACAGCGAGCTGGACGAGACCATCGAGGTGGAAAAGGAGAGTGCGGATGAGAATGG GAACTTGAGTTCAGCTCTAGGTTCCATGTCCCCAACTACATCTTCACAGATCTTGGCCAGGAAAAGACGGAGAGGC ATTATTGAGAAGCGCCGACGAGACCGGATCAATAACAGTTTGTCTGAGCTGAGGAGGCTGGTACCCAGTGCTTTTGAGAAGCAG ggatctGCCAAGCTAGAAAAAGCCGAGATCCTGCAGATGACGGTAGATCACCTGAAAATGCTACACACTGCAGGAGGGAAAG GCTATTTTGACGCGCACGCCCTTGCTATGGACTATCGGAGTTTGGGGTTTCGGGAATGCCTGGCCGAAGTCGCCCGTTACCTGAGCATCATTGAAGGACTGGACGCCTCGGACCCTCTTCGCGTTCGACTGGTCTCACATCTGAACAACTATGCCTCCCAGCGGGAAGCGGCGAGCGGCGCCCACGCAGGCCTCGGACACATCCCCTGGGGGAGCGCCTTCGGACATCACCCGCACGTCACGCACCCCCTGCTGCTGTCGCAGAGCACCCACGGGAACACTGGCACCTCGGGCTCGCCCTCGGAACCCCACCACCAGGGCAGGTTGGCCACAGCACATCCGGAGGCGTCCGCTTTGCGAGCGCCCCCTAGCGGCGGCCTTGGACCGGTGCTCCCGGTGGTCACCTCCGCCTCCAAACTCTCTCCACCCCTGCTGTCCTCCGTGGCCTCCCTGTCggccttccccttctctttcggCTCCTTCCACTTACTGTCTCCCAATGCGCTGAGCCCTTCGCCACCCACGCAGGCAGCAAACCTTGGCAAACCCTATAGACCTTGGGGGACGGAGATTGGAGCTttttaa